A stretch of Anaeromyxobacter dehalogenans 2CP-1 DNA encodes these proteins:
- a CDS encoding GtrA family protein, whose translation MRFGSRIEDGRGAPGAGRLARFAAVGGSGVVVNLAVLHALAQWLGVPEVAASALAIEASVLSNFLLHDAFTFRDRRGGHGRLARLGRYHAVSLVGVAIQLGTFAVLALLARHALGWPSLGSLRLPAQAAGIALAFAWSWAGSARWAWAGAGVARKPAAGGRGRGLLPVTLFAALVALHVLPIWLVRYFPTQDGPLHVENVLALLGHGASPLLRGYYEANWGAQPNWLTQALLAPLLAIASPITAEKLVLSGYTVLMPISFRAVLPRGPRGWWAALAVFPFVHAYPFHMGFWNFCYGVALAFLAAGFWLRTRGRLGPGRFAALAVLSLLLYLAHSVAFAAALLVAGAVLGVRAARSLARARRHPARRRRVAAAYARRAAVGLAAAAPGLLLLAAWLLAHRDRVAARIPLAELAAKLAAGYSLVSIDRRELPLAMAVMLVLAVAAVHAALVRAGRGPRLRAHDGWLVAAAAFASLYFAVPDVVAAGAHVSDRMALLALLCVAAWIGAAPAGPAAPARRAAVALAAIAVVALGVRLDKQRQLSAYLEEYASASAAVEEGRVLLPLALSPYGPRDVHGRRMGYRIKAFLHATGWIVAARGGVDLKNSQANTDHCPVRFPAGRNPFRVIAGSLGRMEGVPPCVDLRGARRLGRIDYVLVWGATRELLETPCGAALAADLAARYEPVWLSAPSGMLEIWRPRAALAVAR comes from the coding sequence ATGAGGTTCGGCTCGAGGATCGAGGACGGGAGGGGTGCGCCCGGCGCGGGCCGCCTGGCGCGCTTCGCGGCCGTCGGCGGCAGCGGCGTCGTGGTGAACCTGGCCGTCCTGCACGCGCTGGCGCAGTGGCTCGGGGTGCCCGAGGTGGCCGCGTCCGCGCTCGCCATCGAGGCGAGCGTGCTCTCCAACTTCCTCCTCCACGACGCCTTCACCTTCCGCGATCGCCGCGGAGGGCATGGGCGCCTGGCGCGGCTCGGCCGCTACCACGCCGTGAGCCTGGTCGGCGTGGCGATCCAGCTCGGCACGTTCGCGGTGCTGGCGCTCCTCGCCCGCCACGCGCTCGGGTGGCCGTCGCTCGGGTCGCTGCGCCTGCCGGCCCAGGCCGCGGGCATCGCGCTCGCGTTCGCCTGGAGCTGGGCGGGCAGCGCGCGGTGGGCCTGGGCCGGCGCGGGCGTGGCGCGCAAGCCCGCCGCCGGCGGGCGCGGGCGCGGCCTGCTCCCGGTGACCCTGTTCGCCGCGCTCGTCGCGCTGCACGTGCTGCCCATCTGGCTGGTCCGCTACTTCCCCACCCAGGACGGACCGCTGCACGTCGAGAACGTGCTCGCGCTGCTCGGCCACGGCGCGTCGCCGCTCCTCCGCGGCTACTACGAGGCGAACTGGGGCGCGCAGCCCAACTGGCTCACCCAGGCGTTGCTCGCGCCGCTGCTCGCGATCGCCTCGCCGATCACCGCGGAGAAGCTGGTGCTCAGCGGGTACACCGTCCTGATGCCGATCTCGTTCCGCGCGGTCCTCCCGCGCGGCCCGCGCGGCTGGTGGGCGGCGCTGGCGGTGTTCCCGTTCGTGCACGCCTACCCGTTCCACATGGGCTTCTGGAACTTCTGCTACGGCGTCGCGCTCGCGTTCCTGGCGGCGGGGTTCTGGCTGCGCACCCGCGGCCGGCTCGGGCCTGGGCGCTTCGCGGCGCTGGCGGTCCTCTCGCTGCTGCTCTACCTCGCGCACTCGGTGGCGTTCGCCGCGGCGCTGCTCGTGGCGGGCGCGGTGCTCGGCGTGCGGGCAGCCCGCTCGCTCGCGCGCGCGCGCCGCCACCCCGCCCGCCGCCGCCGGGTGGCGGCGGCGTACGCGCGGCGCGCCGCGGTGGGGCTCGCCGCCGCGGCGCCGGGCCTGCTGCTCCTCGCGGCCTGGCTCCTCGCGCACCGCGACCGCGTCGCCGCGCGCATCCCGCTCGCGGAGCTCGCGGCGAAGCTCGCCGCCGGGTACTCGCTCGTCTCCATCGACCGGCGCGAGCTGCCGCTCGCCATGGCGGTGATGCTGGTGCTGGCGGTCGCCGCGGTGCACGCCGCGCTCGTCCGCGCCGGACGGGGGCCGCGCCTCCGCGCGCACGACGGCTGGCTCGTCGCCGCCGCCGCGTTCGCGTCCCTGTACTTCGCCGTGCCGGACGTGGTGGCCGCCGGCGCGCACGTGTCGGATCGGATGGCGCTGCTCGCGCTGCTCTGCGTCGCGGCCTGGATCGGCGCCGCCCCGGCGGGCCCGGCCGCCCCGGCGCGGCGCGCCGCGGTCGCGCTCGCCGCCATCGCGGTGGTGGCGCTCGGGGTGCGGCTCGACAAGCAGCGGCAGCTCTCGGCCTACCTCGAGGAGTACGCCTCGGCCTCGGCGGCGGTGGAGGAGGGGCGGGTGCTGCTGCCGCTGGCGCTCTCGCCGTACGGGCCGCGCGACGTGCACGGGCGGCGCATGGGCTACCGGATCAAGGCGTTCCTGCACGCGACCGGCTGGATCGTGGCGGCGCGCGGCGGCGTGGACCTCAAGAACAGCCAGGCCAACACCGACCACTGCCCGGTGCGCTTCCCCGCCGGCCGGAACCCGTTCCGCGTCATCGCGGGATCGCTGGGGAGGATGGAGGGCGTCCCCCCGTGCGTCGACCTGCGGGGCGCGCGGCGGCTCGGGCGGATCGACTACGTGCTGGTGTGGGGCGCGACGCGCGAGCTGCTGGAGACGCCCTGCGGCGCCGCGCTCGCGGCCGATCTCGCGGCGCGCTACGAGCCGGTGTGGTTGTCGGCGCCGAGCGGCATGCTCGAGATCTGGCGACCCCGCGCCGCGCTGGCCGTCGCGCGCTGA
- a CDS encoding 16S rRNA (uracil(1498)-N(3))-methyltransferase yields the protein MNLLLLEPGELSAGGTARLAGRRARHVLEVLRAGAGDRIQAGVIGGRMGEAEILTATPDEVVIAASPDREPPPPSPVALLLALPRPKILRKVLQAAASMGVKRLVLLGSYRVEKSYFASPLLAPDAIREQLLLGLEQGRDTILPEVELHRFFKPFVEDLLDARFPERDRLLAHPAGAAPLEALAPAGPRAALAIGPEGGWTPYEAAALRDRGFAPFTLGPRVLRVDAAVPYAVGQAELWLRGAGRPA from the coding sequence GTGAACCTCCTGCTGCTCGAGCCCGGAGAGCTCTCCGCCGGCGGCACCGCCCGGCTGGCCGGTCGGCGCGCGCGGCACGTGCTGGAGGTGCTGCGCGCCGGCGCCGGCGACCGGATCCAGGCCGGGGTGATCGGCGGACGCATGGGCGAGGCGGAGATCCTCACCGCGACGCCGGACGAGGTGGTGATCGCGGCCTCGCCCGATCGGGAGCCGCCGCCGCCCTCGCCGGTGGCGCTCCTGCTCGCCCTGCCCCGCCCGAAGATCCTGCGCAAGGTGCTGCAGGCCGCCGCCTCCATGGGGGTCAAGCGGCTGGTGCTCCTCGGCAGCTACCGCGTGGAGAAGAGCTACTTCGCGTCGCCGCTGCTCGCGCCCGACGCGATCCGCGAGCAGCTGCTGCTCGGCCTGGAGCAGGGGCGCGACACGATCCTGCCCGAGGTGGAGCTGCACCGGTTCTTCAAACCGTTCGTGGAGGACCTGCTCGACGCGCGCTTCCCTGAGCGCGACCGGCTCCTCGCGCACCCGGCCGGCGCGGCGCCGCTGGAGGCGCTCGCGCCGGCCGGCCCGCGGGCCGCGCTCGCGATCGGCCCGGAGGGCGGGTGGACGCCGTACGAGGCCGCGGCGCTGCGCGACCGCGGGTTCGCCCCGTTCACGCTGGGTCCGCGGGTGCTGCGCGTCGACGCGGCGGTGCCGTACGCCGTCGGCCAGGCCGAGCTCTGGCTGCGCGGCGCGGGCCGGCCGGCCTGA
- a CDS encoding class I SAM-dependent methyltransferase gives MQLNEDKLNQFMGKVLGEMGAAMNAALVIVGEQLGLYKAMASSGPMTPAALAEKTHTDARYVREWLCAQAAGGFVEYDAGAGTFTLPDEQAFALAVEDSPAYIPGAFQIISSVVKDTPKLVEAFRTGDGVGWDEHDASLFEGTERFFRPNYAAHLVGEWLPALEGIEAKLRAGARVADVGCGHGASTVLMAEAFPRSTFVGFDYHGPSIGTARRAATRRKLANASFQVATAKDFHGEPYDLVACFDCLHDMGDPAGAAAHVKEMLKPDGSWMIVEPFANDQVENNLNPVGRVFYCASTMICTPASRAQEVGACLGAQAGEARTRAVVAEAGFRTFRRATETPFNVVYEARA, from the coding sequence ATGCAGCTGAACGAGGACAAGCTGAACCAGTTCATGGGCAAGGTGCTCGGCGAGATGGGCGCCGCGATGAACGCGGCGCTGGTCATCGTCGGGGAGCAGCTGGGGCTGTACAAGGCGATGGCGTCGTCCGGTCCCATGACGCCGGCGGCGCTCGCGGAGAAGACCCACACCGATGCGCGCTACGTGCGCGAGTGGCTGTGCGCGCAGGCGGCGGGCGGCTTCGTGGAGTACGACGCGGGCGCCGGGACCTTCACGCTCCCCGACGAGCAGGCGTTCGCGCTCGCGGTGGAGGACAGCCCGGCGTACATCCCCGGCGCGTTCCAGATCATCAGCTCGGTGGTGAAGGACACGCCCAAGCTGGTCGAGGCGTTCCGCACCGGCGACGGGGTGGGCTGGGACGAGCACGACGCGTCGCTGTTCGAGGGCACCGAGCGCTTCTTCCGGCCGAACTACGCCGCGCACCTGGTGGGCGAGTGGCTGCCGGCGCTGGAAGGGATCGAGGCGAAGCTGCGCGCGGGGGCGCGCGTCGCCGACGTCGGGTGCGGCCACGGCGCCTCCACCGTGCTGATGGCGGAGGCGTTCCCGCGCTCGACGTTCGTGGGGTTCGACTACCACGGGCCGTCGATCGGGACGGCGCGCCGCGCGGCGACCCGGCGCAAGCTCGCGAACGCGAGCTTCCAGGTGGCGACCGCGAAGGACTTCCACGGCGAGCCCTACGACCTGGTGGCCTGCTTCGACTGCCTGCACGACATGGGCGATCCCGCCGGCGCGGCGGCCCACGTGAAGGAGATGCTGAAGCCGGACGGGAGCTGGATGATCGTCGAGCCGTTCGCGAACGACCAGGTCGAGAATAACCTGAACCCGGTGGGCCGGGTCTTCTACTGCGCCTCGACCATGATCTGCACCCCGGCGTCGCGCGCGCAGGAGGTCGGCGCGTGCCTGGGTGCCCAGGCGGGCGAGGCGCGCACCCGGGCGGTGGTGGCAGAGGCCGGCTTCCGCACGTTCCGGCGCGCCACCGAGACCCCGTTCAACGTGGTGTACGAGGCGCGGGCCTGA
- a CDS encoding pyridoxal-phosphate-dependent aminotransferase family protein, protein MSTPVVSELAPPLRLLLGPGPSMVHPRVLRAMSTPLLGHLDPKFLEIMNEVQAQLRAVFRTENPFTIAVSGTGSAGMEAALVNLLEPGDTAVVVVAGVFGGRMADIVGRCGARLVKIDVPWGEVCDPARIEEALKREGKVKVVALVHAETSTGAHQPLEGLGALCHAHGALLVADTVTSLGGVPVEVDAWGVDACYSGTQKCLSCPPGLAPLTLSPRALEAVKARKTKVQSWYLDAGMVADYWAEGKRVYHHTAPISMVYALRESLRLVLEEGLEARFARHRRHSAALMAGVAALGFEPQAQEGHRLPSLNCIKVPAGVDEAAARKGLLADHSIEIGGGLGPLAGKVWRIGLMGESARQENVLAVLAAIEQALAKQGKLARAGASLAAALESYARS, encoded by the coding sequence ATGAGCACCCCCGTCGTCTCCGAGCTGGCGCCTCCCCTGCGCCTGCTCCTCGGCCCCGGTCCCAGCATGGTCCACCCGCGCGTGCTCCGCGCGATGTCCACCCCGCTGCTCGGCCACCTCGATCCGAAGTTCCTCGAGATCATGAACGAGGTGCAGGCGCAGCTCCGCGCCGTGTTCCGCACCGAGAACCCGTTCACCATCGCGGTGTCGGGCACGGGCTCGGCCGGCATGGAGGCGGCGCTCGTCAACCTGCTCGAGCCGGGCGACACCGCCGTGGTGGTGGTGGCGGGCGTGTTCGGCGGGCGCATGGCGGACATCGTGGGCCGCTGCGGCGCCCGGCTGGTGAAGATCGACGTGCCCTGGGGCGAGGTGTGCGATCCGGCCCGCATCGAGGAGGCGCTGAAGCGGGAGGGCAAGGTGAAGGTGGTGGCGCTGGTCCACGCCGAGACCTCCACCGGCGCGCACCAGCCGCTCGAGGGGCTGGGCGCCCTGTGCCACGCGCACGGCGCGCTGCTCGTCGCGGACACGGTCACCTCGCTCGGCGGCGTGCCGGTCGAGGTGGACGCCTGGGGCGTGGACGCGTGCTACTCCGGCACGCAGAAGTGCCTGTCCTGCCCGCCCGGGCTGGCCCCGCTGACGCTCTCGCCGCGCGCGCTCGAGGCGGTGAAGGCGCGCAAGACCAAGGTGCAGAGCTGGTACCTCGACGCCGGCATGGTGGCGGACTACTGGGCCGAGGGGAAGCGCGTGTACCACCACACCGCGCCCATCTCGATGGTGTACGCGCTCCGCGAGTCGCTCCGCCTGGTGCTCGAGGAGGGGCTCGAGGCGCGCTTCGCGCGGCACCGCCGCCACTCCGCCGCGCTCATGGCCGGCGTCGCCGCGCTCGGGTTCGAGCCGCAGGCGCAGGAGGGTCACCGCCTCCCGTCGCTGAACTGCATCAAGGTGCCGGCCGGCGTCGACGAGGCGGCCGCGCGCAAGGGCCTGCTCGCCGATCACTCCATCGAGATCGGCGGCGGCCTCGGCCCGCTCGCGGGCAAGGTGTGGCGCATCGGGCTCATGGGCGAGTCGGCCCGGCAGGAGAACGTGCTCGCGGTGCTCGCCGCGATCGAGCAGGCGCTCGCGAAGCAGGGCAAGCTCGCCCGCGCCGGCGCGTCGCTCGCCGCCGCGCTCGAGTCCTACGCGCGGTCGTAG
- a CDS encoding response regulator — protein MDAPAPHRILVVDDNEILRTLLAQALESGGYVALAADSAESALDVVRFDPPDLCVVDEVMPGMKGSDLIRVLRASPDPRLRSMPIVGLSGVAGGDRALLEAGADVAIRKPFAEAPLLELVRRLLARVPVPALTLVQPA, from the coding sequence ATGGACGCACCGGCTCCGCACCGGATCCTGGTGGTCGACGACAACGAGATCCTGCGCACGCTGCTGGCGCAGGCGCTCGAGTCGGGCGGCTACGTCGCGCTCGCGGCCGACTCGGCCGAGAGCGCGCTCGACGTGGTGCGGTTCGATCCGCCGGATCTGTGCGTGGTGGACGAGGTGATGCCGGGCATGAAGGGCAGCGACCTCATCCGCGTGCTCCGCGCCTCGCCCGACCCGCGGCTGCGCAGCATGCCCATCGTCGGGCTCTCCGGGGTGGCCGGCGGCGACCGCGCGCTCCTCGAGGCCGGCGCGGACGTCGCCATCCGCAAGCCGTTCGCGGAGGCGCCGCTCCTCGAGCTGGTGCGCAGGTTGCTGGCGCGGGTACCGGTGCCGGCGCTGACCCTCGTACAGCCTGCGTAG
- a CDS encoding helix-turn-helix domain-containing protein — translation MREPGQHLGAKVRALRRQRNLTQVQLADRLGISASYLTLIEHNRRPLPALLLIKLADLFQLDLKSLSTENHARVVADLMEVFGDPLFEAHDVTNAEVRDLASSSPTAARAVLALYQAYRGAREASDTLAATLSDGDLDGVDSSHLPTEEVSDLVQRHMNHFPELEAGSEALWREARLDPDYLYTSLVRFLGQLGVTVRIVHTAEAGGAVRRYDPEAKVLSLSELLRRGSRNFQLAYQIGLLTQADVLDRFVADPHLTSDSSRALARVALANYFAAAVLMPYGPFLEQARAERYDLDLLGHRFRTSFEQVCHRLTTLRRPGAEGVPFHLVRVDIAGNISKRFSASGLRFARFSGACPRWNLFEAFTTPGLVRTQLSQMPDGATYFWIARTVNREGGGFHAPRSVLAIAMGCEASRARELVYADGVNLEAREAVVPVGLTCRLCERMDCEQRAFPPLQHPLKVNADVRGVSFYAPVQGR, via the coding sequence ATGCGCGAGCCCGGCCAGCACCTCGGCGCCAAGGTCCGGGCGCTCCGGCGCCAGCGCAACCTCACCCAGGTCCAGCTCGCCGATCGGCTCGGCATCTCCGCGAGCTACCTGACCCTCATCGAGCACAACCGTCGCCCCCTGCCCGCGCTGCTCCTCATCAAGCTCGCGGACCTGTTCCAGCTCGACCTGAAGTCGCTCTCGACCGAGAACCACGCGCGGGTGGTGGCGGACCTGATGGAGGTGTTCGGGGATCCGCTGTTCGAGGCGCACGACGTCACCAACGCGGAGGTGCGGGACCTCGCCTCCTCGTCCCCCACCGCCGCCCGCGCGGTCCTGGCGCTCTACCAGGCGTACCGCGGGGCGCGGGAGGCTTCCGACACGCTCGCCGCGACGCTCTCCGACGGCGACCTCGACGGCGTGGACTCGTCGCACCTGCCCACCGAGGAGGTCTCGGACCTCGTCCAGCGGCACATGAACCACTTCCCGGAGCTGGAGGCGGGGAGCGAGGCGCTCTGGCGCGAGGCGCGGCTCGACCCGGACTACCTGTACACGAGCCTGGTGCGCTTCCTCGGCCAGCTCGGCGTGACCGTGCGGATCGTCCACACCGCCGAGGCGGGCGGCGCGGTGCGGCGCTACGACCCCGAGGCGAAGGTCCTCTCCCTCTCGGAGCTGCTCCGCCGCGGCAGCCGCAACTTCCAGCTCGCCTACCAGATCGGCCTGCTCACGCAGGCGGACGTGCTCGATCGCTTCGTGGCCGACCCGCACCTCACCAGCGACTCGTCGCGCGCGCTCGCCCGCGTGGCGCTCGCGAACTACTTCGCGGCGGCGGTGCTCATGCCGTACGGGCCGTTCCTGGAGCAGGCGCGCGCCGAGCGCTACGACCTCGACCTGCTCGGCCACCGCTTCCGCACCAGCTTCGAGCAGGTGTGCCACCGGCTCACCACGCTGCGGCGGCCCGGCGCCGAGGGCGTCCCGTTCCACCTCGTCCGCGTGGACATCGCCGGGAACATCTCCAAGCGGTTCTCCGCCTCCGGCCTCCGCTTCGCCCGCTTCTCCGGCGCCTGCCCGCGCTGGAACCTGTTCGAGGCGTTCACCACCCCGGGCCTGGTGCGCACGCAGCTCTCGCAGATGCCCGACGGCGCGACCTACTTCTGGATCGCGCGCACCGTCAACCGCGAGGGCGGCGGGTTCCACGCGCCGCGCTCGGTGCTCGCCATCGCCATGGGGTGCGAGGCCTCGCGCGCCCGCGAGCTGGTCTACGCGGACGGCGTGAACCTCGAGGCGCGCGAGGCGGTGGTGCCGGTGGGCCTGACGTGCAGGCTGTGCGAGCGGATGGACTGCGAGCAGCGGGCGTTCCCGCCGCTGCAGCATCCGCTCAAGGTGAACGCGGACGTCCGCGGCGTGTCGTTCTACGCGCCGGTCCAGGGCCGCTGA
- the aceB gene encoding malate synthase A, which produces MPETTDAQRPPLPPGMDLRGPLPTGHETVLTADALAFVADLVRRFRPRVEQLLERRAELQRRWDAGERPAFLSTTEEIRESAWTVAPIPADLQDRRVEITGPTDRKMIINALNSGASVFMADFEDSSSPTWQNVVEGQVNLKDAVAGTIAYASPDGKQYRLKDRTAVLMVRPRGWHLLERHALVDGRPATAALWDFGVYFWNNARALVARGTGPYFYLPKLESHLEARLWNDVFVHAQAALGIPRGTIRATCLIETLPAAFEMDEILWELREHSAGLNCGRWDYIFSFVKRLRADPRAVLPDRAQVTMDEGFLRAYVQLLVQTCHRRGVHAMGGMAAQIPVKDDAAANEAALAKVRADKLREVTGGHDGTWVAHPGLVPVARAVFDEHMAGPNQIGVAREAARIGARDLLRPVEGTRTEAGLRHNVRVSVQYLEAWLRGSGCVPLYGLMEDAATAELSRALAWQWIHHGVALDDGQPLTAERFRAVLAGEMDRIRLEVGEARFAGGRFEEARALFERMSTQAEFTEFITLPAYDLLEARGDERARILAGGAPAGAASPAPHHPDPRRWEGIVRRFGRDEVERLRGSVQVEHTLARMGALRLWELLHAEPYVNALGALTGNQAVQMVKAGLKAIYLSGWQVAADANQAGQTYPDQSLYPANSVPEVVRRINAALQRADQIEHSEGRDGIAWFAPIVADAEAGFGGPLNAFELMKGMIEAGAAGVHFEDQVASEKKCGHLGGKVLVPTSTFIRTLTAARLAADVMDVPTIIVARTDAEGAKLIMSDIDPYDHPYLEEGERTPEGFYRLRPGIDTAIARGLAYAPFADLVWCETQTPDLHEAKRFAEGIHARYPGKLLAYNCSPSFNWKKKLDDATIARFQRELGAMGYKFQFVTLAGFHALNHSMFQLARGYRERGMAAYTELQQAEFAAEPQGYTATRHQREVGTGYFDLVAQAVSGGTSSTLALEGSTEAAQFHPAEAAPAHGADQVARAIEADHERLHALVARVRGAGDGPALSGAMEELAQALREHFAHEEHAKGLYGIVGARSPARRAELKRMVEEHQQILRLVTGLVERARGPSAPAPADLGRLASEVTAQIADHERKELLLVPALA; this is translated from the coding sequence ATGCCCGAGACGACCGACGCGCAGCGCCCGCCGCTCCCCCCCGGGATGGACCTTCGGGGCCCCCTCCCGACCGGACACGAGACCGTCCTCACCGCCGACGCCCTCGCCTTCGTGGCCGACCTGGTGCGCCGCTTCCGCCCGCGGGTGGAGCAGCTGCTCGAGCGCCGCGCCGAGCTGCAGCGCCGCTGGGACGCCGGCGAGCGCCCGGCGTTCCTCTCCACCACCGAGGAGATCCGCGAGTCGGCGTGGACGGTGGCGCCCATCCCGGCCGACCTCCAGGACCGCCGCGTCGAGATCACCGGCCCGACCGACCGCAAGATGATCATCAACGCGCTCAACTCCGGCGCGAGCGTGTTCATGGCGGACTTCGAGGACTCGAGCTCGCCCACCTGGCAGAACGTGGTCGAGGGACAGGTGAACCTGAAGGACGCGGTGGCCGGCACCATCGCGTACGCCTCGCCGGACGGGAAGCAGTACCGCCTGAAGGACCGCACCGCCGTGCTCATGGTCCGCCCGCGCGGCTGGCACCTGCTGGAGCGGCACGCGCTCGTGGACGGCCGGCCCGCCACCGCCGCGCTCTGGGACTTCGGCGTCTACTTCTGGAACAACGCCCGCGCGCTCGTCGCCAGGGGCACCGGCCCGTACTTCTACCTGCCGAAGCTGGAGAGCCACCTCGAGGCGCGGCTGTGGAACGACGTGTTCGTCCACGCCCAGGCGGCGCTCGGGATCCCGCGCGGCACCATCCGCGCCACCTGCCTGATCGAGACGCTCCCGGCCGCGTTCGAGATGGACGAGATCCTCTGGGAGCTGCGCGAGCACTCCGCCGGCCTGAACTGCGGGCGCTGGGACTACATCTTCTCGTTCGTGAAGCGGCTGCGCGCCGATCCGCGGGCGGTGCTGCCGGACCGGGCGCAGGTGACGATGGACGAGGGCTTCCTGCGCGCGTACGTGCAGCTGCTCGTCCAGACCTGCCACCGCCGCGGCGTGCACGCCATGGGCGGCATGGCCGCGCAGATCCCGGTCAAGGACGACGCCGCGGCCAACGAGGCCGCGCTCGCCAAGGTCCGCGCCGACAAGCTCCGCGAGGTGACCGGCGGGCACGACGGCACCTGGGTGGCGCACCCGGGCCTGGTCCCGGTCGCGCGCGCCGTGTTCGACGAGCACATGGCGGGCCCGAACCAGATCGGCGTCGCGCGCGAGGCCGCGCGGATCGGCGCCCGCGACCTGCTGCGCCCGGTGGAGGGGACGCGCACCGAGGCCGGCCTGCGCCACAACGTCCGCGTCTCGGTCCAGTACCTCGAGGCCTGGCTGCGCGGCTCGGGCTGCGTCCCGCTGTACGGCCTCATGGAGGACGCCGCCACCGCCGAGCTCTCGCGCGCGCTCGCCTGGCAGTGGATCCACCACGGCGTGGCGCTCGACGACGGCCAGCCGCTCACCGCGGAGCGCTTCCGCGCGGTGCTCGCCGGGGAGATGGACCGGATCCGCCTCGAGGTGGGCGAGGCGCGCTTCGCCGGCGGCCGCTTCGAGGAGGCGCGCGCGCTGTTCGAGCGGATGAGCACCCAGGCCGAGTTCACCGAGTTCATCACCCTCCCCGCGTACGACCTGCTGGAGGCGCGGGGCGACGAGCGCGCGCGCATCCTGGCCGGCGGCGCGCCCGCCGGCGCCGCCTCCCCCGCGCCGCACCACCCCGACCCGCGCCGCTGGGAGGGCATCGTGCGCCGCTTCGGGCGCGACGAGGTGGAGCGGCTGCGCGGCAGCGTGCAGGTCGAGCACACCCTCGCGCGGATGGGCGCGCTCCGGCTCTGGGAGCTGCTCCACGCCGAGCCGTACGTGAACGCGCTCGGCGCGCTCACCGGCAACCAGGCCGTGCAGATGGTGAAGGCGGGCCTGAAGGCCATCTACCTGTCCGGCTGGCAGGTCGCGGCCGACGCCAACCAGGCGGGCCAGACCTACCCGGACCAGAGCCTCTACCCGGCCAACTCGGTGCCCGAGGTGGTCCGGCGCATCAACGCCGCCCTGCAGCGCGCCGACCAGATCGAGCACTCCGAGGGCAGGGACGGCATCGCGTGGTTCGCGCCCATCGTGGCCGACGCCGAGGCCGGCTTCGGCGGGCCGCTCAACGCGTTCGAGCTGATGAAGGGGATGATCGAGGCGGGCGCCGCCGGCGTGCACTTCGAGGACCAGGTGGCCTCGGAGAAGAAGTGCGGCCACCTGGGCGGCAAGGTGCTGGTCCCGACCTCCACGTTCATCCGGACGCTCACCGCCGCGCGGCTCGCCGCCGACGTCATGGACGTGCCGACGATCATCGTCGCGCGCACCGACGCCGAGGGCGCGAAGCTCATCATGAGCGACATCGACCCGTACGATCACCCGTACCTCGAGGAGGGCGAGCGCACGCCGGAGGGCTTCTACCGGCTGCGGCCCGGCATCGACACCGCCATCGCGCGCGGCCTCGCCTACGCGCCGTTCGCGGACCTGGTCTGGTGCGAGACGCAGACGCCCGACCTGCACGAGGCGAAGCGCTTCGCCGAGGGCATCCACGCCCGGTACCCGGGCAAGCTGCTCGCGTACAACTGTTCGCCGTCGTTCAACTGGAAGAAGAAGCTCGACGACGCGACCATCGCCCGGTTCCAGCGCGAGCTCGGCGCGATGGGCTACAAGTTCCAGTTCGTGACGCTGGCCGGCTTCCACGCGCTCAACCACTCGATGTTCCAGCTCGCGCGCGGCTACCGCGAGCGCGGCATGGCGGCCTACACCGAGCTGCAGCAGGCCGAGTTCGCCGCGGAGCCGCAGGGCTACACCGCCACCCGTCACCAGCGCGAGGTCGGGACCGGCTACTTCGACCTGGTCGCCCAGGCGGTGTCAGGCGGCACGTCCTCCACGCTCGCGCTGGAGGGCTCCACCGAGGCGGCGCAGTTCCACCCGGCGGAGGCGGCGCCCGCGCACGGCGCCGACCAGGTGGCGCGCGCCATCGAGGCGGATCACGAGCGCCTCCACGCCCTCGTCGCCCGCGTGCGCGGCGCCGGGGACGGGCCCGCGCTCTCCGGCGCGATGGAGGAGCTGGCCCAGGCGCTGCGCGAGCACTTCGCGCACGAGGAGCACGCCAAGGGCCTCTACGGGATCGTGGGCGCGCGCAGCCCGGCGCGCCGGGCCGAGCTGAAGCGGATGGTGGAGGAGCACCAGCAGATCCTCCGGCTCGTGACCGGCCTGGTGGAGCGCGCCCGGGGCCCGTCCGCGCCCGCGCCGGCCGACCTCGGCCGCCTGGCGAGCGAGGTCACGGCGCAGATCGCCGATCACGAGCGGAAGGAGCTCCTGCTCGTCCCGGCGCTCGCGTAG